One window of Halopseudomonas maritima genomic DNA carries:
- a CDS encoding efflux RND transporter periplasmic adaptor subunit — protein sequence MDCVARWIATGLSAIAFTAFLTGCSEPAAPLADKPRPVKLFTLTDPGAERIREFPARLKAPEEAQLSFRLGGELQSLKVHEGQEVKRGELIALLDDTDYRLKLSDRQASYDLTRSQLTRMEQLVERQMVSQAEYDQRKAQFNSAEAALNLARQELAYTRINAPFDGVVARTHVEQFQVVQPNQPIATLYSGDSIDVVFQVPENLFSNLRRDLQPKDLVARVRLENLQNTLIDAVYKEYASQPDPSTLAYDVTLSMPIPEGMVLLPGMSATVIIDFARITRNTRVPMVVPVEAVFSPDSQGSDARQVWVINEQDGGLRVSARSVIVGQLTNDGIEVLSGLEAGEQIVAAGGNELSEGQPVRPWIRERGL from the coding sequence ATGGATTGCGTTGCACGCTGGATTGCCACAGGTCTCTCGGCCATTGCCTTCACCGCTTTTCTTACCGGCTGCTCCGAGCCGGCCGCACCGCTGGCGGACAAGCCCCGTCCGGTCAAGCTGTTTACCCTGACCGACCCCGGTGCCGAGCGTATTCGCGAGTTTCCTGCGCGGCTGAAGGCGCCAGAGGAGGCGCAGCTGTCGTTCCGTCTGGGCGGTGAGTTGCAATCGCTCAAGGTGCACGAAGGCCAGGAGGTCAAGCGCGGCGAGCTGATCGCCTTGCTGGATGACACCGACTACCGCCTCAAGCTGAGTGACCGTCAGGCCAGCTATGACCTGACCCGCAGCCAGCTGACCCGCATGGAGCAACTGGTTGAACGGCAGATGGTCTCGCAGGCCGAGTACGACCAGCGCAAGGCGCAGTTCAACTCCGCCGAAGCCGCGCTCAACCTGGCCCGTCAGGAGCTGGCCTACACCCGCATCAATGCGCCCTTTGACGGTGTGGTGGCGCGTACCCATGTGGAGCAGTTTCAGGTAGTGCAGCCCAATCAGCCGATTGCCACCTTGTATAGCGGCGACAGCATTGACGTGGTGTTTCAGGTGCCGGAAAACCTGTTCAGCAACCTGCGCCGTGACCTGCAGCCCAAGGATCTGGTCGCGCGGGTGCGGCTGGAAAACCTGCAAAACACGCTGATTGACGCGGTGTACAAGGAGTACGCCAGCCAGCCGGACCCCTCCACGCTGGCCTATGACGTGACCCTGAGCATGCCGATTCCCGAAGGCATGGTGCTGCTGCCGGGCATGAGTGCCACGGTAATCATCGATTTTGCCCGTATCACCCGCAATACCCGCGTGCCGATGGTGGTGCCGGTTGAAGCGGTGTTCAGCCCCGACAGCCAGGGCAGCGATGCGCGACAGGTGTGGGTTATCAACGAGCAGGATGGTGGCCTGCGCGTCAGCGCCCGCAGCGTTATTGTTGGCCAGCTGACCAATGACGGCATCGAGGTACTCAGCGGGCTGGAAGCCGGCGAGCAGATCGTCGCCGCCGGTGGCAACGAGCTGAGCGAAGGTCAGCCGGTACGTCCCTGGATCCGCGAGCGGGGGCTGTAA
- a CDS encoding BMP family ABC transporter substrate-binding protein → MSFKRTLALAAALTLPLQAVAADDPLKVGFVYVGPIGDHGWSYQHDQGRKELEAHFGDKVQTTYVENVNEGADAERTIRRLAQAGNDVIFTTSFGFMNATERVAADYPDKTFLHATGYKQAENLGTYLSVTYEGRYVTGTAAGLVTESNVLGYIASFPIPEVIRDINATYLGAKAVNPDIELKVVWVNTWFDPAKEADAANTLMDQGADVIIQHTDSPAPLLAAQKRGAWGVGQASDMSHFAPEAHLLSVVNHWGPYYINTVQAVMDGNWESTDYWGGISDDVIQIKEINAKLTDEQRAKVEGVIAAINSGEFHPFTGPINDQSGAERVAAGASMTREELATMDWYVEGMTATIPK, encoded by the coding sequence ATGAGTTTCAAACGCACGCTTGCCCTTGCTGCAGCACTGACCCTGCCCCTGCAGGCAGTTGCTGCCGACGACCCGCTGAAGGTCGGTTTTGTCTACGTTGGCCCCATCGGGGACCACGGCTGGAGCTACCAGCACGACCAGGGCCGCAAGGAGCTGGAAGCCCACTTTGGTGACAAGGTGCAGACCACCTACGTGGAAAACGTCAACGAAGGCGCCGACGCCGAGCGCACCATCCGCCGTCTGGCCCAGGCCGGCAACGACGTGATCTTCACCACCTCTTTCGGCTTCATGAACGCCACCGAGCGCGTTGCCGCCGACTACCCGGACAAGACCTTCCTGCACGCCACCGGCTACAAGCAGGCCGAGAACCTGGGCACCTACCTGTCGGTGACCTACGAAGGTCGCTACGTCACCGGCACTGCGGCCGGTCTGGTCACCGAGAGCAACGTGCTGGGCTATATCGCCTCGTTCCCGATTCCGGAAGTGATCCGCGACATCAACGCCACCTATCTGGGCGCCAAGGCCGTCAACCCGGATATCGAGCTGAAAGTCGTGTGGGTCAACACCTGGTTTGACCCGGCCAAGGAAGCTGACGCCGCCAACACCCTGATGGATCAGGGCGCCGACGTGATCATCCAGCACACCGACAGCCCGGCGCCGCTGCTGGCAGCGCAAAAGCGTGGCGCCTGGGGTGTAGGTCAAGCGTCTGACATGAGCCACTTTGCCCCTGAAGCGCACCTGCTGTCAGTGGTCAACCACTGGGGTCCGTACTACATCAATACCGTTCAGGCGGTGATGGACGGCAACTGGGAGTCGACTGACTACTGGGGCGGCATCAGCGACGACGTTATCCAGATCAAGGAAATCAACGCCAAGCTGACCGACGAGCAGCGCGCCAAGGTTGAGGGCGTTATCGCGGCCATCAACAGCGGCGAGTTCCACCCCTTCACTGGCCCGATCAACGACCAGAGCGGCGCAGAGCGCGTGGCCGCAGGCGCCAGCATGACCCGCGAAGAGCTGGCCACCATGGACTGGTACGTCGAAGGCATGACCGCCACCATCCCCAAGTAA